From a region of the Lactuca sativa cultivar Salinas chromosome 4, Lsat_Salinas_v11, whole genome shotgun sequence genome:
- the LOC111917757 gene encoding uncharacterized protein LOC111917757, translating to MCDAVENGLSESFNNVIRDARKKPIITMLEEIRLYVMEKQFNLTIKGCSWPDYKPFPAFTILLNQLKKVQRYWQVLPIGLNQFETRNLEESYIVDVDRKTCSCRVWQLNGYGCVHSVATISYLNSDVGNYVDPMYYGAIYKNTYKYPMRGMNGSNMWPPTEFIPPLPPLKRKMPGRPKVNRRKDSSERGARHTVSKVRKKIMCSVCKQAGHNKVTCSKYEKPPKLNVRKRKRSNVIDGEGSNAKKAKGITDEEGGRGNKGINGKVGEGSSGKKEMML from the exons ATGTGTGATGCAGTTGAAAATGGATTATCTGAAAGCTTCAACAATGTCATTAGAGATGCAAGGAAAAAACCAATAATCACAATGTTAGAAGAAATTAGGTTGTATGTTATGGAGAAGCAATTCAATCTCACCATCAAAGGTTGTTCATGGCCTGATTATAAACCATTCCCAGCCTTTACAATCCTATTGAATCAGTTGAAAAAAGTTCAAAG GTATTGGCAGGTTTTACCTATTGGTTTAAACCAGTTTGAAACAAGGAATTTGGAAGAGTCTTACATTGTGGATGTAGATAGGAAAACTTGTTCATGTAGAGTGTGGCAACTAAATGGGTATGGATGTGTGCATTCAGTTGCAACAATCTCATACCTTAACAGTGATGTTGGTAATTATGTGGATCCAATGTACTATGGAGCAATTTATAAGAACACCTACAAGTATCCTATGCGTGGGATGAATGGTAGCAACATGTGGCCACCTACTGAATTCATTCCACCTTTGCCACCATTGAAAAGAAAAATGCCAGGTAGacctaaagtcaatagaagaaaGGATTCAAGTGAAAGGGGTGCTAGACATACTGTGTCAAAGGTTAGGAAAAAGATTATGTGTAGTGTATGCAAACAAGCAGGACATAACAAGGTTACATGTTCTAAATATGAAAAGCCACCAAAACTAAATGTAAGGAAAAGGAAGAGATCAAATGTTATTGATGGGGAGGGAAGCAATGCTAAGAAGGCAAAAGGTATAACAGATGAGGAAGGAGGGAGGGGTAATAAGGGCATTAATGGGAAAGTTGGGGAAGGAAGCAGTGGTAAGAAGGAAATGATGTTATAG